In Vespa velutina chromosome 1, iVesVel2.1, whole genome shotgun sequence, the following proteins share a genomic window:
- the LOC124954138 gene encoding gamma-aminobutyric acid receptor alpha-like isoform X3 — protein sequence MGPVSELDMDYSMDCYFRQSWRDSRLSFLGPIKSLSLSIKMLERIWRPDTYFYNGKHSYVHTITVPNKLLRISQDGDILYSMRLTIKAKCPMELQNFPMDRQSCPLILGSYAYTSQQLVYEWQEGSSVNFVPGMALSQFDLMGSPYRNLTFVRREGEFSVLQVSFNLQRNTGYFLIQVYVPCVLIVVLSWVSFWIHREATSDRVGLGITTVLTLSTISLDSRTDLPKVRYATALDWFLLMSFGYCIATLLEFAGVHYFTKVGSGELPLDDEEWENISDKEYEDPFCTITTCGPQTIHPDNIIDETSRSSTVCSVYNDSVMYNRRSYQPVTMTVTSRPSTMERQTQTEHRLPKWRQFLYCLAGDDEFRRQRQREAIRNCRKFGERVARHINSVSTIDRVARIVFPASFGLLNVCYWVVYVTYQEEFKWQDPPIGSISK from the exons ATGGGTCCTGTTTCCGAATTGGATAtg GATTACTCAATGGATTGTTACTTTCGACAATCTTGGCGTGATTCTCGTCTTAGTTTCTTAGGACCTATCAAATCTCTCAGCCTTAGTATCAAGATGCTCGAGAGAATTTGGCGTCCAGACACGTACTTCTACAATGGGAAACACAGTTATGTGCATACCATCACTGTGCCCAATAAGTTGCTGAGAATTTCTCAAGATGGTGATATACTCTATTCCATGAG ACTTACCATTAAAGCAAAGTGTCCTATGGAGTTACAGAACTTTCCCATGGATCGACAATCGTGCCCATTAATTTTAGGAAGCT ATGCATACACCTCCCAACAATTAGTTTATGAATGGCAAGAAGGATCGTCCGTAAACTTTGTTCCTGGAATGGCACTATCGCAATTTGATTTAATGGGTTCTCCCTATAGAAATCTTACATTTGTACGTCGTGAAGGCGAGTTCTCTGTTCTTCAAGtatcttttaatttacaaCGAAATACcggttattttttaatacaa GTCTACGTTCCATGTGTACTTATAGTCGTCTTAAGTTGGGTATCGTTTTGGATTCATCGTGAAGCTACCAGCGATCGAGTAGGTTtag GTATCACAACGGTATTAACACTTTCTACGATAAGCCTTGATTCAAGAACTGATTTACCAAAAGTGAGATACGCTACAGCCCTCGATTGGTTTCTTCTTATGAGTTTCGGTTATTGCATTGCTACACTTTTAGAATTTGCTGGAGTACATTATTTTACGAAG GTGGGAAGTGGAGAACTTCCATTAGACGATGAAGAATGGGAAAATATTTCGGACAAGGAGTACGAAGATCCATTTTGTACGATCACTACTTGCGGTCCTCAAACTATTCATCCAGATAATATCATCGACGAAACTTCCAGAAGTTCCACCGTCTGCAGcgtttataat GATTCGGTTATGTACAACCGACGATCTTATCAGCCCGTAACAATGACTGTTACGTCGAGACCGTCCACAATGGAAAGACAGACACAAACCGAACATCGATTACCTAAATGGAGACAATTTTTATACTGTTTGGCAGGTGATGATGAGTTTAG AAGACAACGACAACGTGAAGCAATAAGGAATTGCCGAAAATTCGGAGAACGTGTAGCGAGACATATCAATAGTGTATCGACTATAGATAGAGTAGCACGAATAGTTTTTCCAGCATCTTTTGGATTACTTAATGTATGTTACTGGGTCGTTTATGTCACTTATCAGGAAGAATTTAAATGGCAAGATCCACCGATTGGTTcgatttctaaataa
- the LOC124954122 gene encoding adenylate cyclase type 9 produces the protein MDSSMNRKRSSSVSFTRGKENSDDDVGDEIHISLAPYIQTYLAHSGQGLGCCGISLPVPFERAASRSWWNPKFDSEILEEQYKRSAFLQIRLRFRYALIYILLVSVSWLVYFVITGIENNTSTWLAIAAIFSIVGMMVSAVLYLTYTDYYKSYVLPTSVGVASVLCSLSLLFLAVVPPYVDGLTLVGHFALCSEILLLIYTVLPMPLYACTGISSIYSIIFEFLTAYLYGSKSRRQRIFSNHKFFNNSSRTNMSEDYNKTSIPIYSSHQNSHFFNGFQSISNVSNALTAGTQMISNLYTLNPISNFSSKLLDDESIVGKMSGNLTNANMLTKLNSSIPFIITNVGSTVNSTFNNINISNLNKINASSTEAEIALDVVESITNWTNTSSAYLQDDIDFTTNLSIRILMQICIHLIGVHILIMTFVRMRGTFMKVGQSLLVRRQLEMERQLKEKMIHSVMPPKVADWLMEESGREREREDSLKKGSIPSNQTDIRSLFRPFNMHSMENVSILFADIVGFTKMSSNKTAEELVGILNDLFERFDDLCEHHGCEKISTLGDCYYCVSGCPEPRPDHAKCCIEMGLAMIEAIKQFDIERREGVNMRVGVHTGTVLCGIVGTKRFKFDVWSNDVTLANKLESTGKPGRVHLSEKTLNFLNHQYITEDGEVVNGIKTYFIKSRKSDIMNQFVTNIMLPKDFSPLMQTRHRLASCNNQNKPKQHYLHMVTNASNYRIKANSLPSILDSENSNDIIDEKEGLNKSPMSTASYEKKRTRNKPWRYLQRQRTSEEMTPLDMEEGKSMIIKQPKNEQYEDRNGFKRIPFNNGVEMDPNPVPSSPLLSGQETISHASSICSRKDSGIKSNSRRSSIQQQLFLMNGIAQGDLLGHRVSGYYTSSSTLNSTHELSSSVPPYPFPPAVTDTFGACFHKLRKQSDLQLIRCVQDNVSSQRSYFVKPPLSSVTLFFKNKELEKEYRENAHRASEGVTGNPPTLATSRFNTYFDILISALVFIAITISLFLLCKPSIFYIVFCIFATTIQIIAVLLCIRQLFRPNTTHATFTQNIFNFFSRWYPWHICGAILVGLPIVSILLNFTCNSLHSLNNFEYYYSYLIFIGLVHFCNFTQLNCWMKNLLVTFAGVLFICLVVSHISYNQDITVPTDYTRNNTQERLAMRPNLINAILIEQNNHPIDENLIIPLKVFRNSVEASTQSSLKITGQSHKPTIESIMITEREKELRYNERLYHYEIYLDMILLLLLVWFLNREFEISYRLSFHGNFVAARDKTRVQSMKNQADLLLHNIIPKYVADQLKTTAKYSQNHKSVGIIFASIVNFNELYDESYLGGKEYLRVLNELIGDFDELLEKPEFSNVEKIKTIGSTFMAASGLNPQVRQQSDHEYTHLFQLIDFAMAMHKVIYNFNRDLLEFKLILRIGFNYGDVTAGVIGATKLYYDIWGDAVNIASRMDSTGVAGRIQMASNCIGVLSDKYEFEPRGQVYVKGKDNMDVFLLIGKKENTTNFNGT, from the exons ATGGACTCTTCGATGAACCGAAAACGGAGTTCATCTGTAAGCTTcacaagaggaaaagagaatagcGACGATGATGTTGGAGACGAAATACACATATCTTTGGCACCATACATACAAACTTACTTGGCACATAGTGGACAAGGACTTGGATGTTGTGGGATTAGTTTACCAGTGCCATTTGAACGTGCTGCGTCGCGTTCTTGGTGGAATCCAAAATTTGATTCTGAAATTCTAGAAGAACAATATAAAAGAAGTGCCTTTCTACAGATTAGACTAAGATTCCg ATATGCTCTTATATATATCCTGTTGGTATCTGTATCTTGGCTGGTATATTTTGTAATCACTGGAATTGAGAATAATACTTCTACATGGTTAGCTATCGCAGCCATTTTCAGTATTGTTGGAATGATGGTATCCgctgtattatatttaacttaCACAGATTACTACAAGTCCTATGTATTACCAACTTCTGTAGGAGTTGCATCTGTGttgtgttctctttctttactctttcttgCGGTAGTACCTCCTTATGTAGATGGCTTAACATTAGTAGGACATTTTGCACTATGTTCAGAAATTTTGTTACTGATTTATACGGTACTACCAATGCCTCTTTATGCTTGCACAGGAATATCTTCTATTTACTCGATTATATTCGAGTTTCTAACTGCCTACCTCTATGGCTCAAAAAGTAGAAGACAAAGGATATTCAGCAATCACaagttttttaataattcttcaagAACAAATATGTCTGAAGATTATAACAAAACATCTATTCCTATCTATTCTTCACATCaaaattctcatttttttaatgGTTTCCAAAGTATATCTAATGTTAGCAATGCTTTGACAGCTGGCACACAGatgatatcaaatttatatactttaaatCCAATATCTAATTTTAGTTCAAAGTTGTTGGACGACGAAAGTATTGTAGGAAAAATGTCTGGGAATCTTACAAATGCAAATATGTTAACGAAACTAAATTCTAGTATtccatttataataacaaatgttGGTTCTACTGTAAATTCAACGTtcaacaatataaatattagtaatctgaataaaataaatgcatCTTCTACAGAGGCTGAAATAGCCCTTGATGTTGTTGAATCAATTACCAATTGGACTAATACATCAAGTGCATATTTGCAAGATGATATTGATTTTACAACGAATCTCAGTATAAGAATTTTGATGCAAATATGTATTCATTTAATCGGTGTACATATCTTAATAATGACGTTTGTCCGAATGCGTGGTACTTTTATGAAAGTGGGGCAATCATTACTAGTACGTCGTCAATTAGAAATGGAAAGACagcttaaagaaaaaatgatacattCTGTAATGCCACCAAAAGTAGCAGATTGGTTAATGGAAGAAAgtggtagagagagagaacgtgaaGATTCTCTAAAAAAAGGATCTATACCATCAAATCAAACAGATATTCGATCTTTATTTCGACCATTCAATATGCACTCTATGGAAAATGTCAGTATATTATTTGCTGATATTGTTGGTTTTACAAAGATGAGTTCAAATAAAACTGCAGAAGAATTAGTCGGGATTCTTAATGATCTATTTGAACGATTTGATGATTTATGCGAACATCATGGATGTGAAAAAATTTCTACATTGGGAGATTGTTACTATTGTGTTAGTGGTTGTCCTGAACCAAGACCTGATCATGCAAAATGTTGCATTGAAATGGGATTAG CAATGATAGAAGCTATAAAACAATTTgatatagaaagaagagagggagtAAATATGAGAGTTGGTGTTCACACAGGAACTGTCTTGTGTGGAATTGTTGGCActaaaagatttaaatttgATGTTTGGTCAAATGATGTGACATTGgcaaataaattagaaagtaCAGGTAAACCAGGCAGGGTACATTTGAGCGAGAAAActttaaattttttgaatCATCAATATATCACAGAAGATGGAGAGGTAGTCAATG GTATTAAAACTTACTTTATCAAAAGTCGAAAATCAGATATTATGAATCAATTCGTAACAAATATCATGTTACCTAAGGATTTTTCTCCATTAATGCAAACTCGTCATCGTCTTGCCTCTTgcaataatcaaaataaaccCAAACAACATTATCTCCATATGGTGACTAATGCAAGTAACTATAGGATAAAAGCTAATTCCTTGCCCAGTATTTTGGATTCTGAAAATAGTAATGACATAATTGATGAGAAAGAAGGTCTAAATAAAAGTCCTATGTCAACTGCaagttatgaaaaaaaaagaacacgaaATAAACCATGGCGGTATTTACAACGACAAAGGACGAGTGAAGAAATGACGCCTTTAGAtatggaagaaggaaaaagtatgATTATAAAACAACCAAAAAATGAACAATACGAAGATCGCAATGGATTCAAACGA ATTCCTTTCAATAATGGTGTTGAAATGGATCCAAATCCTGTGCCTTCTAGTCCTTTATTGTCTGGTCAAGAAACAATAAGTCACGCTTCGTCGATATGTAGTAGAAAAGATTCTGGTATTAAGAGTAATAGCAGACGTAGTAGTATTCAACAGCAG TTATTCTTGATGAATGGTATAGCTCAAGGGGATTTATTAGGTCATAGAGTTAGTGGTTATTATACTTCTAGTTCAACTTTGAATTCTACTCATGAACTTTCGTCATCTGTACCACCTTATCCATTTCCTCCAGCAGTAACTGATACATTTGGTGCATGTTTTCATAAGTTAAGAAAACAATCtgatttacaattaataag ATGCGTTCAAGACAACGTGAGTTCTCAACGATCATATTTCGTGAAGCCACCGTTATCAAGCGTAACGCTATTTTTTAAGAACAAAGAATTGGAAAAAGAATATCGAGAAAATGCTCATAGAGCGAGTGAAGGTGTAACGGGCAATCCTCCAACACTAGCTACTTCAAGATTTAATACTTATTTTGACATATTAATATCGGCTTTAGTTTTTATAGCTATtacaatctctctcttcttgctTTGCAAACCTTCAATTTTCTATATTGTGTTTTGTATCTTTGCCACAACTATTCAAATCATAGCTGTTTTACTTTGCATTAGACAACTTTTTAGACCAAATACCACTCATGCAACATTCactcaaaatattttcaactttttttctaGATGGTATCCTTGGCATATTTGTGGTGCCATATTAGTTGGCTTACCAATTGTTTCTATTCTTCTAAACTTCACTTGCAATAGCTTACatagtttaaataattttgagtATTATTACAGCTATTTAATCTTCATAGGGTTGGTccatttttgtaattttactcAATTGAATTGTTGGATGAAAAACTTGCTAGTCACCTTTGCCGGTGTGTTGTTTATTTGTCTTGTTGTCAGtcatatatcgtataatcAGGATATAACAGTACCAACCGATTATACTAGAAATAATACACAAGAACGATTAGCAATGCGCCCGAACTTAATCAATGCAATCTTGATTGAACAGAATAATCATCCAATAGatgaaaatcttattattcCACTAAAAGTATTTCGTAATTCTGTAGAAGCGTCAACACAATCGTCACTCAAGATAACCGGGCAATCACATAAACCTACGATAGAATCTATTATGattacagaaagagaaaaagaattaagataCAACGAAAGATTGTACcattatgaaatttatctGGATATGATACTCTTACTCTTGTTAGTTTGGTTTCTGAATCGTGAATTCGAGATTAGCTATCGATTGAGTTTCCATGGAAATTTCGTTGCGGCAAGAGATAAAACGCGTGTACAATCAATGAAAAACCAAGCTGATTTACTtctacataatattattcccAAATATGTTGCTGATCAATTGAAAACCACTGCAAAATATTCGCAAAATCATAAATCCGTTGGAATTATTTTTGCCAGTATTGTAAACTTCAATGAATTATACGATGAATCTTATTTGGGTGGTAAAGAGTATCTACGTGTACTTAACGAATTGATTGGCGATTTTGATGAACTTCTGGAGAAACCTGAATTTTCTAATGttgaaaaaatcaaaacaattGGCAGTACATTTATGGCAGCTAGCGGTTTAAATCCACAAGTAAGACAACAAAGTGATCATGAATATACTCATCTTTTTCAATTGATAGATTTTGCTATGGCTATGCATAAagtcatatataattttaatcgagaTTTATtggaatttaaattgattctAAGAATTGGATTTAATTATGGCGATGTTACGGCCGGAGTAATAGGTGCCACAAagttatattatgatatttggGGAGATGCAGTAAATATTGCTTCAAGAATGGACTCTACTGGAGTCGCAGGTAGAATACAAATGGCCAGTAATTGTATTGGTGTACTCTCAGATAAATACGAGTTTGAGCCTCGCGGTCAAGTATATGTAAAAGGAAAGGACAACATGGATGTATTTCTACtcataggaaaaaaagagaatactaCAAATTTTAATGGTACTTGA
- the LOC124954129 gene encoding exportin-5: MECGTGDVAQISAELARVVEVMMSPNIPQQQRIEVYNACERFKESSPLCAQCGLYLAQKSPNRSPVVRHFGLQLMEHCIKYRWTQISQSEKIFIKENAMKLLQEGTEPLLQEEAHIKDALSRVVVEMIKREWPQQWPTLLSELSQACTRGESQTELVLLVFLRLVEDVALLQTLESNQRRKDIYQALNTNMAEIFSFFLRLMEQHFSEFQKKSAIGHTTEAAAHSKVVQVVLNTMTGFVEWVSINHVMAEDGRLLQILCLLLGDPIFQCSAAECLLQIVNRKGKAEDRKQLMILFSEEALRFIYAAATAPSPIAGVGDFHDNHYLFLKKLTLVLTGMATQLCSLWGKDDASSIRPTHFNLFLDTVLTFTMYSSLTLTHLANAIWVMLFKHEQIKSDSLLLTYVPKYVESTAPKLIKIIYPQGRHTNGTSTYCLSDYDSEEEFNVFLHRFRTDLLEGFRNATMVAPLVTFTYVQQWLTAKITKGMADLQYKSDQNDPEYLEWEALAQALDSVVSRILLINERPSVQNGLQLLELCLSYSPQDPWLLSALLSCISALFVFLSMSTGSMAMPGVAILPRVLEKIFAALVFEAPGETKVTRSRAAKNVRRHAASLMVKISLKYPLLLLPVFEQIHTMVRGLIREPSPLSRMESIMLYEALLLISNHFCDYERQTRFVAEVIGEGVTRFIRFGSESFKGPLELIRLIGLDRSPVENVMDDPAGQNRIDLMICICTVLSVVKRCSIPEDPDRAARGGFVAALSESGNPVYRNPATPHVIPVLPTLFALLRTMNALFTPNAISALSEGYKNAHGLVESEKANLLGLNITNDSTSEPDQSSSTALIRMQSFLSTIHDHCYHMLGSGCHTIGRDFYQLSGLAPALVNSVFSNMELIPDYRLRPIIRVFLKPFIYSCPPAFYETVLVPVLAHVSTHMCQRLSAKWQYIAHLYESGNLDEENTDTQEVIDDMLNRNLTRDFIDVLKVALVGGAASDAAPPDIMDQDSGGMAVDPPVSRGNSIVAEVVSELGAFVLRHPSTCHSVVLCVLGALSWNDSNASLKATMLTSPIVRALAADGSLTPAMAAHIMVAVLQGLQLHGQHEANQGSLITLGAQVYECLRPKFPNIIEVMQQIPGVNPADLQRFDEKMAIVSTKGNKVEKGKKDLFKKITNQLIGRSVGQLFRKEVKIDNLPRIEISGKPQAVRVDEISKSAADTGITALFAGPT, encoded by the exons ATGGAGTGTGGTACAGGAGATGTAGCCCAAATATCAGCAGAGCTTGCTCGGGTGGTTGAGGTGATGATGTCACCAAATATACCACAACAGCAACGGATAGAAGTTTATAATGCTTGTGAACGATTCAAAGAATCTTCTCCACTTTGTGCACAATGTGGTTTATATTTGGCACAAAAATCACCAAACAGAAGTCCTGTTGTACGTCATTTTGGTTTACAATTAATGGaacattgtataaaatatcgatgGACACAGATTTCACAATcagaaaaaatctttattaaagaaaatgcaatgaaattattacaagAAGGTACAGAACCTTTATTGCAAGAAGAAGCTCATATAAAAGATGCTTTATCTAGAGTTGTAGttgaaatgataaaacgaGAATGGCCACAACAATGGCCAACACTACTATCAGAGCTTAGTCAAGCTTGCACTAGAGGAGAAAGCCAAACAGAATTAGTTTTATTAGTATTCCTTAGATTAGTAGAAGATGTAGCACTGTTACAAACTTTGGAATCtaatcaaagaagaaaagatatttatcaagcattaaatacaaatatggCAGAAATCTTTAGTTTCTTCTTGAGATTAATGGAACAGCATTTCTCTGAGTTTCAAAAGAAAAGTGCCATTGGACATACAACAGAAGCTGCAGCACACAGCAAAGTTGTTCAA GTAGTTTTAAATACAATGACAGGATTTGTTGAATGGGTATCTATAAATCATGTAATGGCAGAAGATGGAAGATTATTGCAGATATTATGTCTGCTCTTAGGCGATCCTATATTTCAGTGTTCTGCAGCTGAATGTCTTCTACAGATAGTAAATCGAAAAGGCAAAGCTGAAGACAGGAAACAACTTATGATTTTGTTCTCAGAAGAGGCATTAAGATTTATCTATGCTGCAGCAACTGCACCATCACCTATCGCTGGTGTTGGTGATTTTCatgataatcattatttatttctaaaaaaattaacattagtATTAACTGGAATGGCAACTCAGTTATGTTCACTTTGGGGCAAAGATGATGCCTCTAGCATTCGACCTACAcattttaatctctttctGGATACTGTCTTGACATTCACAATGTACTCTAGCCTAACATTAACACATTTAGCAAATGCAATATGGGTCATGTTATTCAAGCATGAACAAATCAAAAGTGATTCTTTGCTTTTGACTTATGTTCCTAAATATGTGGAAAGTACTGCCCCaaaacttataaaaataatatatcctcAAGGTAGACATACCAATGGAACATCTACCTACTGCCTTTCAGATTATGATTCAGAAGAAGAATTCAATGTTTTCCTTCATCGGTTTAGAACTGATTTATTAGAAGGATTTAGAAATGCTACAATGGTAGCACCACTCGTAACTTTCACATACGTACAGCAATGGCTAACTGCAAAAATAACCAAAGGCATGGCAGATTTGCAGTATAAAAGTGATCAAAACGATCCTGAATATCTAGAATGGGAGGCTCTTGCCCAAGCCTTGGACTCCGTTGTATCTAGAATTTTGTTAATCAATGAAAGACCCAGTGTACAGAATGGATTACAACTGTTAGAATTGTGCCTTAGTTATTCTCCACAAGATCCTTGGTTGCTTTCAGCTTTATTATCATGCATTAGcgcattatttgtatttttgtcAATGTCCACTGGTTCTATGGCTATGCCAGGAGTGGCCATCTTGCCAAGAGttctagaaaaaatatttgcagCTTTGGTATTTGAAGCTCCAGGTGAAACAAAAGTCACGCGATCTAGAGCAGCTAAAAATGTCAGACGTCATGCAGCTAGCCTCATGGTAAAAATTAGTTTGAAGTATCCATTACTTCTTCTACCAGTTTTTGAACAAATACACACTATGGTTCGTGGTCTGATTAGAGAACCAAGTCCTCTATCCAGGATGGAAAGCATCATGCTTTATGAAGctttacttttaatttcaaatcatTTTTGTGATTATGAAAGGCAAACTAGATTTGTCGCAGAAGTTATTGGAGAAGGTGTTACAAGATTTATAAGATTTGGATCGGAATCATTTAAAGGACCTCTTGAATTAATAAGACTTATAGGATTAGATAGGTCTCCAGTGGAAAATGTAATGGATGATCCAGCAGGACAAAATCGAATTGATCTCATGATTTGCATTTGTACTGTGTTAAGTGTAGTTAAAAGATGTTCTATTCCTGAGGATCCAGATCGTGCTGCAAGAGGTGGTTTTGTCGCTGCTCTCAGTGAAAGTGGAAATCCAGTTTATAGAAATCCTGCTACACCACATGTCATTCCTGTCTTACCCACTCTCTTTGCTTTGCTTAGAACAATGAATGCTTTGTTCACACCAAATGCCATATCAGCTTTGTCTGAG gGTTATAAAAATGCACATGGACTTGTAGAATCAGAAAAAGCAAATCTTCTAggattaaatattacaaatgacAGCACTTCAGAACCAGATCAATCTTCTAGTACAGCCTTAATTCGAATGCAATCATTTCTCAGTACAATTCATGACCATTGTTATCATATGTTGGGAAGTGGTTGCCATACAATTGGCAGAGATTTTTACCAGTTATCAGGTCTTGCACCAGCATTAGTAAATTCAGTTTTTTCTAATATGGAA cTGATTCCAGATTACCGATTACGACCAATAATTCGCGTGTTTTTGAAACCATTCATATATTCGTGTCCTCCAGCTTTCTATGAGACTGTACTTGTACCTGTATTAGCCCATGTATCTACGCACA tGTGCCAAAGATTGAGTGCCAAATGGCAATACATCGCACATTTATATGAATCTGGAAATTTAGACGAAGAGAACACTGATACGCAAGAAGTTATAGATGACATGTTGAATAGGAATTTGACAAGAGATTTTATAGATGTTTTGAAAGTAGCCTTAGTTGGTGGAGCAGCTAGTGATGCTGCACCTCCAGATATTATGGATCAAGATAGCGGGGGTATGGCGGTGGATCCACCAGTTTCGCGTGGTAATAGTATAGTCGCAGAAGTTGTCAGCGAACTTGGCGCTTTTGTCTTGAGACATCCATCCACGTGTCATAGCGTCGTTTTATGTGTTTTAGg GGCTTTGTCATGGAACGATTCTAATGCCAGTCTTAAAGCTACTATGTTAACAAGTCCTATCGTTCGAGCACTTGCTGCTGATGGCAGCCTGACTCCTGCTATGGCTGCACATATTATGGTTGCAGTTCTTCAAGGATTACAGCTTCATGGTCAACATGAAGCAAATCAGGGCTCTTTGATAACTTTAGGTGCACAAGTTTATGAATGTCTAAGACCGAAATTTCCCAATATTATTGAGGTAATGCAACAAATACCTGGAGTTAATCCTGCAGATTTACAAAGATTTGATGAAAAAATGGCAATAGTTAGTACAAAGGGTAACAAagttgaaaaaggaaaaaaagatctttttaagAAGATTACAAATCAG CTTATTGGCAGAAGTGTCGGACAATTATTTCGTAAAGaagtaaaaatcgataatttacCAAGAATAGAAATTTCTGGAAAACCCCAAGCAGTGAGAGTAGATGAAATATCCAAAAGTGCAGCTGATACCGGTATCACAGCTCTGTTTGCAGGGCCTACGTAG
- the LOC124954188 gene encoding NKAP family protein CG6066 gives MDARRRDREQIGLCGVDRVWGKSPTRIEDSDEEDEIKKYKDDVLPKDKKRKLKDKQKKSKKLKKEKKAKKEKKHKRKKRRKVSDSSSASDSEESLEWVEKTIENSKAEIKKGSSSDESGNEGLVGPMKPKQQHVALSAKDFGKALLPGEGAAMAAYVAEGKRIPRRGEIGLTSEEIASYESVGYVMSGSRHRRMEAVRIRKENQIYSADEKRALAMFSKEERQKRENLILRQFKEMVNQKLAQEQKK, from the exons ATGGATGCTCGAAGACGAGATCGAGAACAAATCGGTTTATGTGGTGTTGACAGAGTTTGGGGTAAATCACCTACACGAATAGAAGA TTCTGATGAAGAAgatgagattaaaaaatataaggatGACGTACTCcccaaagataaaaaaagaaaattaaaggacAAACAGaag AAAAGcaaaaagttaaagaaagagaaaaaagctaagaaagaaaagaaacataaacgtaagaaaagaaggaaagtctCAGATAGCAGTTCTGCTAGTGATTCTGAAGAAAGTTTAGAATGGGTAGAAAAGACAATAGAAAACAGTAAAGCAGAAATTAAGAAAGGATCTAGTTCTGATGAAAGTGGAAATGAAGGTTTAGTTGGACCAATGAAACCAAAACAACAACATGTTGCTTTGTCTGCAAAAGATTTTGGAAAAGCTTTATTACCCGGAGAAGGTGCTGCAATGGCAGCATATGTCGCAGAAGGTAAACGTATACCTAGGAGAGGTGAGATTGGTCTTACTTCTGAAGAGATTGCGTCATATGAATCTGTCGGCTATGTCATGAGTGGTAGCAG acATCGACGTATGGAGGCAGTCCGTATtcgtaaagaaaatcaaatctaTTCTGCTGATGAAAAAAGAGCATTGGCAATGTTtagcaaagaagaaagacagaaaagagagaacctTATATTACGACAATTCAAAGAAATGGTTAATCAAAAGCTTGcacaagaacaaaaaaaataa
- the LOC124954190 gene encoding rhodanese domain-containing protein CG4456-like: MRFNLIRQFYKKCNAIGIYDRRLHVRSSTVLYRSDILEHSINSNKTFFAAKQILNFSNTFHVKGEAKIMSGEGQIKSFTVDYNDILQAQKDENVLIIDVREPSEIDETGKLPGSIHIPMGDVTSTLTNLSEEDFVKKFNRSKPHNDTKIILSCRSGKRSGMVQEELQKMGYESVYNYMGGWLNWESNQN; this comes from the exons atgaGATTCAATTTGATTcgtcaattttataaaaaatgtaatgccATTGGTATTTATGATAGAAGGTTACATGTACGGTCATCGACAGTATTATATCGTAGTGACATTTTAGAACATTcgattaattcgaataaaacattttttgctg CAAAACAAATACTCAATTTCTCAAATACATTTCATGTAAAAGGAGAAGCTAAAATTATGTCTGGAGAAGGacaaattaaatcttttactGTTGATTACAATGATATTCTGCAAGCACAAAAAGATGAGAATGTCTTGATTATTGATGTTAGAGAACCATCTGAAATTGATGAAACGGGAAAATTACCAGGAAGCATTCATATTCCaa tGGGGGATGTTACAAGTACTTTAACAAATCTTTCTGAAGaagattttgtaaaaaaattcaacaGATCAAAGCCACATAATGacacaaaaattatattgagcTGTAGATCTGGTAAAAGAAGTGGTATGGTTCAAGAAGAATTACAAAAGATGGGATATgaaag TGTATACAATTATATGGGTGGTTGGCTTAATTGGGAAAGTAATCAGAATTAA